A region of the Sphingomonas sp. S2-65 genome:
CGGTGCTCGTGATCACCGCAGCTTCAGCGTGGAGAGCCCCGCCAGCGCCAGCACGAAGGCGATGATCCAGAAGCGGATCACCACCGTCGGCTCCGACCAGCCGAGCTGTTCGAAATGGTGGTGGATCGGCGCCATCTTGAACACCCGCTTGCCGGTGCGCTTGAAGAAGAACACCTGGATGATGACGCTCATCGCCTCGACCACGAACAGCCCGCCGATGATGCCGAGCACCAGCTCGTGGTGCGAAGTCACGGCGATCGTGCCCAGCGCCCCGCCCAGCGCCAGGCTGCCGGTGTCGCCCATGAACACCGCCGCGGGCGGCGCATTGAACCACAGGAACGCCAGCCCCGCACCGATGATCGCGCCGCAGAAGATCGCCAGCTCGCCCGATCCCGGAACGTGCGGGATGCCCAGATAGGTCGCGAACTTCACGTTGCCGGTCAGGTAGACGATCACCATGAACGCCAGGCTGGCGATGATCACCGGCATCGACGCGAGCCCGTCGAGCCCGTCGGTCAGGTTGACCGCATTGCCGAACGCCACGATCGTGAAGGCGGCAAAGACGATGTAGAAATAGCCCAGGTCCGGATGCACCCCGCTCAGGAACGGCACGTATAATTCGGTCGAGCCCTGCGAGATGATGATCCAGCTCGCGATCCCCGCGATGATGAACTCGCCCAGCAGCCGCGTCCGCCCCGAAACCCCCGCGGTGCTCGCCTTGCGCACCTTGTCATAGTCGTCGAGGAACCCGATCATCCCGAACCCGCAGGTCACGAACATGCACGCCCAGACATAAGGGTTGCTCAGGTCCATCCACAGCAGCAGCGACACGGTCAGCGCGGTCAGGATCATCAGCCCGCCCATCGTCGGCGTGCCGCGCTTGGCCAGGTGGCTCTGCGGCCCATCGGCGCGGATCGGCTGCCCCTTGCCCTGCCGCACCCGCAGCCAGCCGATGAAGCGCGGCCCGATGATCAGCCCCAGCAGCAGCGCCGTCGCCACGGCCGCGCCGGTGCGAAAGGTCAGATACCGGATCAGGTTGAGGATACCGGGGAAGCCCAGATGCTCCGCGATCAGGTACAGCATTAGGCAACAGCCCTTTCCGCCAGCGCCGCCACCAATGTGGACAGCCGCACGCCATTCGAACCCTTGACGAGAACCGCGTCTCCCGGCGCCAGCACGGCTTCCAGCCGTTCGCGCGCCTGCGCGGCGTCGGGCACATGGACGAAATCGATCCGGCCCTCAAGCGCCTTCGCAAGCGGCCCCATCTCGTCGCCGACCAGGATCGCCTGCGCCACCCCGGCGGCCGCGATCGGTGCGGCCAGTTCGGCATGGAACGCCGCCGAATGCGCGCCCAGCTCGCGCATCTCGCCCAGCACCACCAGCTTGCGCCCGGCCTCCTGCGCCAGCACCGCCAGCGTCGCGCGCATCGACGCCGGATTGGCGTTGTAGCTCTCGTCGACGACCAGCGCCTCGCCGTCACCCACCCGCACCGTCATCCGCGCACCGCGCCCGGCCAGCCCGCCCATCTCGGCCAGCGCCAGCCCCGCCATCTCCAGGTCGCCGCCCGCCGCGTCCACCGCCACC
Encoded here:
- the mraY gene encoding phospho-N-acetylmuramoyl-pentapeptide-transferase encodes the protein MLYLIAEHLGFPGILNLIRYLTFRTGAAVATALLLGLIIGPRFIGWLRVRQGKGQPIRADGPQSHLAKRGTPTMGGLMILTALTVSLLLWMDLSNPYVWACMFVTCGFGMIGFLDDYDKVRKASTAGVSGRTRLLGEFIIAGIASWIIISQGSTELYVPFLSGVHPDLGYFYIVFAAFTIVAFGNAVNLTDGLDGLASMPVIIASLAFMVIVYLTGNVKFATYLGIPHVPGSGELAIFCGAIIGAGLAFLWFNAPPAAVFMGDTGSLALGGALGTIAVTSHHELVLGIIGGLFVVEAMSVIIQVFFFKRTGKRVFKMAPIHHHFEQLGWSEPTVVIRFWIIAFVLALAGLSTLKLR